The window AGCGCTTCGACGGACACCGTTTTGTCGAAAGCGCCTTTGAGCGCGGCGCCAGCGCGGCGCTCGTCGATGCCGCCTGGTGGGGCGACTACGCCGACCCCGATGGCGCCCAGATGTTTTTTGTGGTCGACGACACGCTCAACGCTCTCGCGCGTCTGGGGCACGCCCTCTGGCAGGAGGCCACGGCCGAGGGCCTGCACACCGTCGCAGTGACCGGCTCCAACGGAAAAACGACCACCAAGGAGCTCCTTTCGGCGCTGTGGTCGACCCGAGGCAAGGTCTGGGCGACACCCGGAAACTTAAACAATCACATCGGGGTTCCCCTCACCCTCTGCGCGCTGCCCGTCGACTGCGACCACCTCATCTGCGAGATGGGGGCGAACCATATCGGTGAGATCGCCCATCTGGTGCGCCTTGCGCCGGGATCCGCCCGTGTGATCACCTCGATCGGCAGCGCTCATCTGGAGGGTTTTGGCTCCATGGAGGGCATTCGCCGCGGGAAGTCCGAGATCTTTGAGCATTCCGATGCTGACTCCCACGCGGTCTTTCCCTTTAGTGAAAAAGATGAACTGGTACTTGAGGGTTTTTCCGGAACAAGGTGGACTTTCGGGCATCAGGAGGGCGCGCGGGTGCGCGTCGTCTCACTTCGAGAGCGCGCGCCTGGGGAACCTTCAGGTATGACTGTAGGTCTTGAAGTGGATTCTAGAGAGCTCACCCTGTCGCTTCCCTTGCTGGGGATGCACAATGCGACCAACCTCGCTGCGGCGCTGGCGACGCTGGCGGCCAACGGGGTAGAGCTCGATGAGTCCCTTCTCAACGAGGCACTTGCCCGGCTGGTCTTGCCGGGAGGACGCTTTCGTCAGCTTGTGGTCCAGGGCGTGCACATCCTCGATGATGCCTACAACGCCAACCCTTCCAGTGTACGCGCCTCGGTGGAAGCGTTTGAGCGCTGGGCGGCCGCCCGTGACTGTCAGGGGCGCTACGCGGTGCTCGGCGAGATGTTGGAGCTTGGCGAGGGTGCCGCCGGCGCGCACGCGGAGCTTGCGCGGTGGGTGGCGCTTCGCCCGTCCATCGACGGGCTGGCCTTCGTAGGAGGCTTCTCGGAGCTGATGGCTCGGAGCGCCCTTGAGGTGCGCTCGGAGCTCGATGTGTGCGCCTTCTCCTCGATTACCCGAGAACTGACCGACTGGGTTGGAGCCCGACAGGGCAGTGCCGTGCTTCTCAAAGGCAGCCGGGGAGGTCGCCTGGAGACCATCGTCGACGCTCTCACGAACGACCCCGCGTCTGGCTCGCCGGGCCCAAACTCTAGCGAGGCATAAGCCATGCTTTTTGAACTCTTCTTCATGCTCAAAGACGAATTCTCCTGGCTGAACGTCTTTCGCTACGTCAGCTTCCGGGTGGTCGCCACGATGCTCACCTCCCTGATGGTGAGCTTTTTGCTCTATCCCTGGTTTATCCGAAAACTGCAGGCGCAGCAGATTGGCCAGGTCATCCGCGACGACGGACCGCAATCTCACTTCAGTAAGGCCGGCACGCCTACGATGGGTGGGGTACTGATCCTCTTTGCTGTGGTCGTCTCGACGCTGCTCTGGGCCGACCTGAAGAATCCCTACGTGGGGGTCGTCCTGGGGGTGACGGTGTGTTTTGCCGTGGTCGGTTTTTTCGATGACTACATGAAGATCCGCGGCCGCTCCAGCGCCGGACT of the Lujinxingia sediminis genome contains:
- a CDS encoding UDP-N-acetylmuramoyl-tripeptide--D-alanyl-D-alanine ligase encodes the protein MSTLRLATWPLEKIAEKAGAQLHGWRDGRVSGVSTDTRSIAPGALFVALRGERFDGHRFVESAFERGASAALVDAAWWGDYADPDGAQMFFVVDDTLNALARLGHALWQEATAEGLHTVAVTGSNGKTTTKELLSALWSTRGKVWATPGNLNNHIGVPLTLCALPVDCDHLICEMGANHIGEIAHLVRLAPGSARVITSIGSAHLEGFGSMEGIRRGKSEIFEHSDADSHAVFPFSEKDELVLEGFSGTRWTFGHQEGARVRVVSLRERAPGEPSGMTVGLEVDSRELTLSLPLLGMHNATNLAAALATLAANGVELDESLLNEALARLVLPGGRFRQLVVQGVHILDDAYNANPSSVRASVEAFERWAAARDCQGRYAVLGEMLELGEGAAGAHAELARWVALRPSIDGLAFVGGFSELMARSALEVRSELDVCAFSSITRELTDWVGARQGSAVLLKGSRGGRLETIVDALTNDPASGSPGPNSSEA